The following is a genomic window from Serratia ficaria.
TGAAAACGGCTACCTGCAGGCGCTGCGTCGCGAGCTGGAACAGCGCAAGCGCTACCCCAGCGGGCGCCAGGCCTCGCTCGAGCGCCCGCAGGGCAACGTCGAGGTGTGGCTGGAGGTCGATCGCAGCGGCCGGGTGCTGTCTTCCGGCATCGCCAACAAGGCCGCCAGCATGCTGCTGAACCGTGCGGCGATGAGCAGCCTGCAAAGCCTCGGTGCAGTGAAGCCGTTCCCCAGCGAGGCGTTCGCCGGGCAAACAACCAAAAGATTTACCGCCACGTTCAATTATCAGGCGCCTTAGCGTCAGGATTAATCGTTTGATTTTTATGGGATGCACACAATGAAATCTGTTAATCGATCTGGGATTTATCTGGCGGTGATGTCGGCGATGGCGCCGGGCGCCGCGCTGGCGGCGGACAGCGCCGACGTCGGCACCATCAGCGTCAAGGGGCAGTCGCTGGGCGGCGGCATGATGGTGCAGGACGACAGCGCCAAGGCGCGCTCCACCGTCACCAAAGAGGCGATGGATAAAATGCCGGCGGCGGGCAACGCCATCGACAAGCTGAAGTACACGCCGGGCCTTAACGTCAACAGCAACGACGCCAGCGGCCTGAGCGGCGTCGACTACACCATGCGCGGCATGAACTCGGATCAGATTGGCCTGTCGATGGACGGCATCCCGATCAACGACTCCGGCAACTACGCGGTGTACCCGAACCTGCTGGGCGACGCGGAAAACCTGGAAGAAGTGTTCGTCACTCAAGGATCCTCCGAAGCCGACGGCCCGCACATCGGCTCCAGCGGCGGCAACATCGGGCTGGTGACGCGTCGCCCGTCGAAAGACTTTGGCGGCTTCGTCAAGCAGACGCTGGGCAGCAACAACCTGAGCAAAACCTTCGCCCGTCTGGAGACCGGCGAGTACAACGGCTTCAGCAACTGGATCTCCTACTCGCACACCGAAGCGAAAAAGTGGCGCGGCGAGGGGCGCGAGTATTCCGACAAGTTCGAGATGAATTCGCTGTACGAAGACGGCAACGGCAACAGCAGCAACCTGATCATGAAGTACAACCGTCAGAACAACATGAACTACAACACCCTGAGCAAGGCGCAGTTCGACAACGACGGCCGCTATACCGACTACGCCACCACGCCGGAATACAACGGCAAGGGCCAGTTGAACAAGTACTATAAACTCGATCGCAACCCGTTCGAAACCTTCACCTTGTCGTTCAGCCAGAAGCTGCAGCTGCGCGACGACCTGTCGCTGACCCTGCAGCCCTACTACTACTGGGGCAACGGCGGCAGCTTCAACGGGCAGACCGCTTCGGTGCTGTCCAGCACCTCGGATAAGGCCGGGCAGTACGATCTCGGCAACCTGCAGTCCAATACCTATTACCGCCCGTCGTGGACCCAAACCTGGCGGCCGGGCATCACCACCAAGCTGAAGTGGGACATCAACGACCAGCACAGCCTGGATATCGGCTACTGGTACGAGCGCGCGCGTCAGCTGCAGACTCAGCCGTTCATCAGCATCAAGGGCGACGGCAACCCGGCGCAGATCTCCGGCAAGCCGGGCGGTTCCGATCAGGTGAAGGACGCCAACGGCAACACCGTGCAGGGGCGCAATCAGTACACCATCACCCCGGCGCAGAAGGTGTGGCTGCAGGATACCTGGTACGCCACGCCGGATTGGACCTTCGTCGGCGGCCTGGCCTATCAGTACGTCGAGCGCAAGGGGGATAACCGCGGCAGCCTGTACAACGCGCCGGAAAAGCGCAACGCCAAATATCACGAGTTCCTGCCGAACTTCAGCGCCAGCTACAAGCTGAACCAGGACAACCAGCTGTTCTATAACCTGACGCGCAACATGCGCACCCCGCCGAACTACGTGCTGTACAACGTCGGCGACTCGATCAGCACCAAGCCGGAGCTGAGCTGGAACCACGAGCTGGGCTGGCGTTTCCAGCAGGAGGACATGCTGCTGAGCGCCACGCTGTTCTATATGCGCTACAGCGACCGCCAAATTTCCACCACCAACGCGTCCGGCGACTACGAGATGATGAACATCGGCAACGTGGAGAACAAGGGGCTGGAGCTGGAGTGGAGCGGCCAACTGCCGCACAACTTCAACTACTACGCCGCTTACACCTACACCCAGTCGAAGCAAAAGAACGACATCGTCAGCAACGGCGGCCTGCCGCTGCCGACCTCCGGCAAGGAAGTGCCGAACGTACCGAAAAACCTGCTGAACATGACGCTGGGTTATGACGACGGCCTGTATTACGGCAGCGTCAGCGGCAAATACGTCAGCGCGTTCTACGGCGATCTGACCAACGACGAGAAGATCGGCGGCCGCACGGTGTTCGATCTGGCGGCGGGGGTGCATCTGCCGGTAGACAAAAAGATCGTCAAAAGCGCGGCGCTGCGTTTCGGCGTCAGCAACCTGTTTGACAAGGAATACCTGACCTCGGTGCGCACCACCACCTTCAACGCCGCGCCTTACGGCGACGTGAAGGCCAGCACGCCGTATTACAACGTCGGGGAAGAACGAACCTTCAGCGTCTCGCTGGAAGCCACCTTTTAACTGAATACCCCGCCGTCCTGCACGACGGCGGGGAAGAGGAACCCTGTATGGACGCCAATCTGTTGCACGACATTATTTTCTACGTGATGTACGCCGCGCTGGCGATTGCGCTGGTGATCATTATCGAACGCACGCTGTATTTCGCCTACACCCAGCGCCAGGCACGCCGCCTGGAGCGGGCGCTGACGCCGGAGGTGCGCCGCGCCGCCGAGCTGCCGGACGATCTGACCCAGCGCAACAGCCTGCCGCTGGCGGTGATCATGCCGGTGCTGGAGCAGAAACACCGCGCCGGCGACCGCGAAGCGATCGGCGATCTGATCGACGCCCAGTATCTGCTGAGCAAACCGCTGATGGCGCGCGGCCTGTGGCTGCTGGAAACCGTGGTCACCGCCGCGCCGCTGCTGGGGCTGCTGGGTACGGTGATGGGGATTATCGAGACCTTCAAGGCGCTGGCCGCTTCCGGCGTTTCCGAGCCGAGCCTGGTGTCGGCCGGCATGGGCACCGCGCTGTACGCCACCGGGCTGGGCATCGCCATCGCGCTGCTGTGCCTGGTGGGCAACAATTTCCTGCAGAGCCGCATGGAACGCATCAACGAACTGCTGAAGGTTTTGCTGATCCGCGCCGGCGCGCCGGCCAGCCGCCCGGAAAACGACGGCCGCGAGCAATGGGTTGACAGCGGAGCGCCGCGCTATGCCTAATGGCCATCCATCACGGCGGCCGTTGGGCCGCCTTTATAAGGCATTGTGGGGCAGTTGTTTGTTGATGTTGAGCCAGAGCGCCGCGGCGCGTTTTGACATTCCCGGCTACGAGCTGGTCTATACCGCACCGGCGGAAACCGCGCTGCAGGCCGACGATCTGCGCAACACCGCCGAGGTGTGGGGGCAGATGTTCGATGCGGCGAAAACCCGCATCGATCTGGGGCAGTTTTACGTGGCGAACCAGAGCGGTTCACTGCTGGACGGCGTGCTGTGGCACCTGAAGGCGGCCGGCGAACGCGGGGTGAAAATCCGCTTCCTGATGGAAGAGAAGGGCGTTCGCATTTCCACCGCCGAGACGCTGGAACAGCTGAAGGCGATCCCCAATCTGGAGCTGCGCA
Proteins encoded in this region:
- a CDS encoding TonB-dependent receptor family protein, with product MKSVNRSGIYLAVMSAMAPGAALAADSADVGTISVKGQSLGGGMMVQDDSAKARSTVTKEAMDKMPAAGNAIDKLKYTPGLNVNSNDASGLSGVDYTMRGMNSDQIGLSMDGIPINDSGNYAVYPNLLGDAENLEEVFVTQGSSEADGPHIGSSGGNIGLVTRRPSKDFGGFVKQTLGSNNLSKTFARLETGEYNGFSNWISYSHTEAKKWRGEGREYSDKFEMNSLYEDGNGNSSNLIMKYNRQNNMNYNTLSKAQFDNDGRYTDYATTPEYNGKGQLNKYYKLDRNPFETFTLSFSQKLQLRDDLSLTLQPYYYWGNGGSFNGQTASVLSSTSDKAGQYDLGNLQSNTYYRPSWTQTWRPGITTKLKWDINDQHSLDIGYWYERARQLQTQPFISIKGDGNPAQISGKPGGSDQVKDANGNTVQGRNQYTITPAQKVWLQDTWYATPDWTFVGGLAYQYVERKGDNRGSLYNAPEKRNAKYHEFLPNFSASYKLNQDNQLFYNLTRNMRTPPNYVLYNVGDSISTKPELSWNHELGWRFQQEDMLLSATLFYMRYSDRQISTTNASGDYEMMNIGNVENKGLELEWSGQLPHNFNYYAAYTYTQSKQKNDIVSNGGLPLPTSGKEVPNVPKNLLNMTLGYDDGLYYGSVSGKYVSAFYGDLTNDEKIGGRTVFDLAAGVHLPVDKKIVKSAALRFGVSNLFDKEYLTSVRTTTFNAAPYGDVKASTPYYNVGEERTFSVSLEATF
- a CDS encoding MotA/TolQ/ExbB proton channel family protein, producing MDANLLHDIIFYVMYAALAIALVIIIERTLYFAYTQRQARRLERALTPEVRRAAELPDDLTQRNSLPLAVIMPVLEQKHRAGDREAIGDLIDAQYLLSKPLMARGLWLLETVVTAAPLLGLLGTVMGIIETFKALAASGVSEPSLVSAGMGTALYATGLGIAIALLCLVGNNFLQSRMERINELLKVLLIRAGAPASRPENDGREQWVDSGAPRYA